In Oryza brachyantha chromosome 1, ObraRS2, whole genome shotgun sequence, the following are encoded in one genomic region:
- the LOC102704198 gene encoding peptidyl-prolyl cis-trans isomerase FKBP62-like, with the protein MECNVPLAGTSDFMHSCDFVRTDDCTIVMDDDGGGHCNILMDDEGREDLEEILRHIEPKCLWRRRGRRRRRYFDMELSELGEPDHCFSGSTTDDGIASLDVSQRGTDDDDADGSPGLFAKWIVQQAAATVPHGEEKDEFYYCDEAQVHFTGKRLDGSLFASSREDGVPLTFIIGQDDVMQGFSMAINSMQPGEKAIFTIPSELVGTKSAGCPASIPANIPLDQAVRFDIELISLVTISEIVYNEGILKKTIKHGMGNIKPCGLDEVIVNYNVSLEDGTSVSMSDSVEFNVAKGFFCPAFPIAVKTMREGEEAVLIVKPEYGFGKQGRPSIGNEAAVPPDATLYVYIQLKSYKTVIHIGEGQTIFKKTLRAGEYVGNQGVVRVRLIGKLQDGVVFDQRGHRTDEPFEFVLDEEQVSDGVEEAVLTMQLGEIALFTIAPQYLQDPLVVVPPGSSSVTYEIELVSVVHEKNPRDMSRAEMIETAARKERQADELFRSSKFLRAYRRYYKASAILMARLLEDEIDEEAKQMSVSILFKAAECAIRLRCYQEAKCQCNEILRYDPGNVRARELAQQPFPGDSLGIDTDALYRGLKVYKFTNQKANATYTYHLPQPKVKLGKKMGVMRLMEGHQYSGRKIFVPPMKKPGADVRTDYSPATPATATNNRNNHE; encoded by the exons ATGGAGTGCAACGTGCCTTTGGCTGGTACAAGCGATTTCATGCATTCATGTGACTTTGTTCGCACAGATGACTGTACTATTGTGATGGATGATGATGGCGGTGGACACTGTAATATTTTGATGGACGATGAAGGTAGGGAAGATTTGGAGGAGATTTTGAGGCACATTGAACCAAAA TGCttgtggcgacggcgagggcggcgccgacgacgata CTTCGACATGGAATTGTCAGAGCTAGGCGAGCCTGACCACTGCTTCTCTGGCTCGACGACGGACGACGGCATCGCATCATTGGATGTGAGCCAGCGTGGgactgacgacgacgacgctgaCGGCTCTCCTGGCTTATTTGCGAAGTGGATTGTGCAGCAAGCGGCGGCTACGGTACCGCATGGTGAGGAGAAGGATGAATTCTACTACTGCGACGAGGCACAAG TTCACTTTACAGGAAAAAGGCTTGATGGTTCTTTGTTTGCATCTAGCAGAGAAGATGGTGTGCCCCTGACATTTATAATAGGACAAG ATGATGTTATGCAAGGCTTCAGTATGGCTATCAACTCAATGCAACCTGGGGAGAAAGCTATATTCACCATCCCTTCAGAATTAGTAGGAACCAAGTCAGCTGGGTGTCCTGCAAGTATCCCAGCGAACATCCCCTTGGACCAAGCAGTAAGGTTTGATATTGAGCTTATCTCTCTTGTCACCATATCTGAAATTGTCTACAATGAAGGCATTTTGAAGAAGACGATCAAGCATGGCATGGGAAATATTAAACCTTGTGGTTTGGATGAAGTTATTG TGAACTATAATGTCTCCCTTGAGGATGGGACTTCAGTATCCATGTCTGATAGTGTTGAGTTCAACGTTGCGAAAG GCTTCTTCTGTCCTGCATTTCCAATTGCTGTGAAGACAAtgagagaaggagaagaagctgTTCTCATTGTGAAACCAGAAT ATGGTTTTGGCAAACAGGGCAGGCCATCCATAGGGAATGAAGCTGCTGTGCCACCTGATGCAACTCTCTATGTGTACATCCAACTCAAGTCCTATAAAACAGTGATTCACATTGGAGAGGGCCAGACAATCTTCAAGAAAACACTTCGCGCAGGAGAGTACGTAGGGAATCAAGGAGTAGTCAGAG TTCGATTGATTGGTAAACTCCAAGATGGGGTTGTTTTTGATCAGAGGGGTCACAGAACAGATGAGCCATTCGAGTTCGTGCTTGATGAAG AGCAGGTGAGCGATGGCGTAGAGGAAGCTGTTCTGACAATGCAGCTGGGAGAGATCGCCTTGTTCACCATTGCACCGCAGTATCTGCAGGATCCACTTGTGGTTGTTCCTCCTGGTTCTTCGTCCGTGACCTACGAAATTGAGCTTGTCTCTGTTGTTCAT GAGAAAAATCCCAGGGATATGAGTCGAGCCGAGATGATTGAAACCGCAGCTAGGAAGGAAAGGCAGGCGGACGAACTGTTCAGATCAAGCAAATTTTTGAGAGCTTACAGGAGGTATTACAAG GCCAGTGCGATATTAATGGCACGTCTTTTAGAAGATGAGATTGATGAAGAAGCTAAACAAATGTCCGTTTCCATCTTATTCAAGGCTGCTGAATGCGCTATTCGGCTTCGATGCTACCAAGAAGCAAAATGCCAGTGCAATGAG ATATTGCGGTATGACCCTGGAAATGTGAGAGCGCGAGAACTGGCACAACAGCCTTTCCCCGGAGATTCGCTTGGTATTGACACTGATGCACTGTACAGGGGTTTAAAG GTGTACAAGTTTACTAACCAGAAGGCAAATGCCACATATACTTATCACCTGCCACAGCCTAAGGTGAAGCTCGGGAAGAAAATGGGTGTGATGAGACTAATGGAAGGACACCAATACAGTGGAAGGAAGATTTTTGTGCCTCCTATGAAGAAACCTGGGGCCGATGTGCGCACAGATTACAGTCCAGCTACACCAGCAACAGCTACAAACAACCGAAACAACCATGAATGA